The genome window TCATTTATTCActcagtgtctcacactcacccccacgcagtcactcagtgtctcacactcaccagccccccactcactcagtgtctcacactctcccccccccactcgctcagtgtctcacactcacccctccactcgctcagtgtctcacactcacccccccactcgcTCAGAGCTCACattcaccccccccactcactcagtgtctcacacTCAACCCCCCTCACTCGctcagtgtctcacactcaccccccccactcgctcagtgtctcacactcaacccccccactcactcagtgtctcacactcaccaccccccccactctctcagtgtctcacactcaccaccccccccactctctcagtgtctcacactcacccccccactcactcagtgtctcacaATCACCCCCCACTCGCTCAGTGTCTCACAatcaccccccactcactcagtgtctcacactcaccacccccccccactctctcagtgtctcacactcacccaccccactcactcagtgtctcacactcacccccccccactcactcagtgtctcacacttaccccccccccactctctcagtgtctcacactcaccccactcactcactcagtgtctcacactcaccccccacactcgCTCGgtgtctcacactcacctccccccccactcactcagtgtctcacactcacccccccctcactcagtgtctcacactcatccccattcactcactcattctcttgtGCCCCTtagactctctcactcagtgtctcgcaattacccccactcactcattctcacacacttactcagTCAACTCTTGCATCccccctcactcagtctctcgcactcATCCCTACTCAGTCTCTCGCACTCATCCCCATTCACTCCATctatcacactcacccccactcactccatctctcacactcacccacactcagtccatctctcacactcacccctttgaattcactctgtctctcatatccccttcactcactcactcactcagtttctcgCATTTACCCCTggcaactcactcactctctcacactaacccccactcactcactcaacgtCTCGCACCTACCTCACTCATTCTTTCACACTCAACCCCACTCATTCACTCAATCTCAAGCACTCagaacccccctcactcactcagtgtcttgcgctcacccccactcactcagtctctcgcactcacccccactcactccctcagtctctgtaaCTCAACCTCATTCACTCcctttcactccctcactctctcgaaGCCTCCTCCACTCATTCACTTGTCTCAAGTTTACACACAtgtactcactcagtctctcgcactcacactcactcactcagtaactcacactcattcccactcactcactcaatctctcgcactcacccccactcactcactcagtctgtcccactcactcccactcaatcAGTCTGCCCCACTCAACCCGACTCACTCAGTCtgtcccactcacccccactcatTCAATCAGTCTTTCACACTCACGCCCatgcatttactctgtctgttgcattctccctcactcactcagcctctcacactgatccccaCGCATTCGCTCAGACTCTCTTCTCTCTACATCCTTCACCCTGATGGCCTTCAGCACACTCACCAATGTTCGCTGCTGCTCCAATCAGAGGCTGTTTCTCTCTTCTcgcttgctgctgataggctagTGAGGCCAGCAGCAGAATATGCAGGAGAGAAGCAGCTTGTGATTGGGGGGAGCAGAATCTCCCGTTGAAACTCACTTGTGTGAGCGGAATTTTGAAAACTGGCTCCGGGGGCCACATTGAGGGACTTTGTGGGCAGCAGCCAGCCCACGGTCCataggttggacaagcctgctctaCATGGACActtattgactgtaaagcactctgAGACCAACACAGGTTATGAATAGTGCTGATCACACacagaacaaacacacacacacacacacacacacacacacacacagaacacacaaacacacacacacacacagaccacacacacagaacacacacacacacacacacacacagaacacacacacacacacacacacacacagagaacacacacaaacacacacacggaacagacacacacacaagcaaagaacacacacatacacataatacacagacacagaacacacacacacgtagaacacacacacacatacacgcacacacacgcagaacatatgcacacacagaacatacacacacacagaaaacacacacatgcacgcacaggatGACATACACAGAGATTGATACAAAGAGATAGCTGTCTCTgtgcatatgtgtctgtgtgtatctgcctgtctgtctgtctgtgtgtgcctctgtgtgtgaatgtggctgATGTGTGTGTACccatgtgtatgcgtgtgtgtgtgtgtctgtctgtctgtctatctgtgtgtttgtgtgtgtgtgaatgtggttctgtgtgtgtgtgtgtgtgtgtgtctgtgtgtgtgtgtgtgtgtgtataaattaAAAGTTAATGCAGTCAGCTGGTCTGAAGAGTTGAGGAATGAAAGGAGTAATGTAAAACAGGGGATAACAAACAGGCAATTCCATTCTAGTTTCCATTCCATTGCATTGATTGGAAAGGGGATCCTCGGACCTGTGTAACAGGCTGTCCATCCTCTATCCCACTTTTTACACTGTTGCCCGAATCACTAATTAAGCCCAGATATTTTGACACAGGCTTCGATAAGTCATTTTTAACCTAAGACCATCATGGTTTTGAGTTCACATCATGTTAGAAATATCACAACTCAACACCAGGCAGTTTAGTGAATAACAACTGCAGTTGTCTGACTCTGCTCTTagtatgcatttttaaaaattattcattcatgggatgtgggcatcgctggctgggccaacatttattgcccatccttaattgcccttgagaaggtgatggtgagctgctttcctcGACCACTGCACCCACTGTGGCCTAGttccacccacggtgctgttaggaagggagttccaggatttggacccccCATCAGTGAAGTAACAgctgatatatctccaagtcaggatggtcagtggcttggaggggaacttccaggtgatggtgttcccatgtgtctgctactcttgcccttctagatggtcgtggtcctgggcatgaaaggtgctgtctaaggagccttggtgaattcctgcagtgcatcttgtagatagtacacactgctgctactgtgcgtcggtggtggagggagtgaatgtttgtggatgtggcgccaatcaagcggggctgctttgtcctcaacagtgttgagcttcttgagtgttgtgggagctgcacctatccaggcaagtggggagtattccatcacactcctgacttgtgccttgtagatggtggacaggctttggggagacaggaggtgagttgcttactgcaggattcctagcctctgaccagctcttgtagacTATgttgagtccagttcagttcctggtcaatggttagacccaggatgttgatagtgggggattcagtgatggaaataccattgaacatcaaggagcaatgattggaatctctcttgttggtgatggtctttgcctggcaagcatgtggtgtgaatgttacttcctgcttgtcagcccaagcctggatattgtccaggtcttgctgcacatgcacatggactgcttgagtatctgaggagtcgtgaatggtgctgaacattgtgcagtcatcagcgaacatccccacttctgaccttatgatggaaggaaggtcattgatgaagcagctgaagatggttgggccgaggacactaccctgaggatctcctgcagtgatgtcctggagctgagataactgagaTAATTTGGCTGGCAGGAAAGTGTTAGCTAAAGAAACGAGACCAACAGCAGCCAGCAGGAACCTGCAGGAGCGTGAGGAGCTGGGGAATGTTCAGAGGATGCATAGTGAAATAAACCTGTGAAAAATGAGGTAGCTAAGAGAGGGCTGCTTGAATTTAACAAGGCCAAGGTTAGGCCAGTAGACTTCAAAGAGGGCCAGGAAAGACCAGCAGAGTTCAAACCAGACCCAAAGAATGACTTGGAATGAAACGGGGACCAGAGACGACCCAGAGCACAAATGGAGtcatttttttgtgttttttgcAGTTGGCACAAgttgcctcccctccccccacctcacctacccaccccaccttctcccctctcctcccccctctcttccccctcctcccccctcccccaccgtggCTGTTCATCGGGCAGCCAGTTGATGTCAATCGTCTAAGTCATCAGTTGTGCTCAATCGTTCTGTCCCTCATCCAGAAGCTGTAATCAGTGATTCGCTGATTCCCTTGAGCCTGCACTGCTTAAGCCCCTGCACAAATCGAGCAGTTATAGATCATTGAGCTGATCAGGACATCCACTGTTAACGCTGTTCACCATGCTGTTAAAGCCCTTGAAAGTGTTTCTTCTAGTTGAATGTGAGTGGCTGGGCTTTTAACAGCCTGTTAATAATCAGCTTATGGTAATAGTGAAAATaaccttaactggaccagccatataaatactgtggctacaacagcaggtcaaagactaggaattctgtggagagtaactcacctcctgactccccaaagcctgtccactatatacaaggcacaagtcaggagtgtgatggaacactctccacttgcctggataggtgcagctcccacaacactcaagaagctcgacaccgtccaggacaaagcagcccgcttgattggcaccacatccacaaacattcactccctccaacaccaatgcacagtaacaccggtgtgtaccatctacaagatgcactgcaggagctcaccaaggttTATTAAActgcattttccaaacccacaaccaccaccatctagaaggacaagggcagcagactcatgggaacaccaccaccaggaagttcccctccaagccactcaccatcctgacttggaaaaatatcgcccctggggctgggtcaaaatcctggaactcgcttcctaacatcacagtgggtgtacctgtaccacatggactgcagaagtttaAGAAGGTCGCTCACCACCACCGACTTCAGAGCAATTAGGGTTGGGTCAGCAATATGttggccaagccagtgacacccacatcccatgagaaagTGAAACTAAAAACTAAGTCTATGATTACTGCTTAACAGCTCTCAGCTGCTGAAAATTCAATTTTCTCCAATATCGTTAGAAACTTTACATATTattaaaatctatttttaaacATGTGTTCATAAAATCACCGCCTCTACCTTAATCCCATCTCTCTCTTCCAATTGTTATTTTGCTTTCTACTAATCTATATTAAAAAAGTGAAGTGTAATCGGTGCTTTTAACTTCCTCATTcactgtctgtgagaattcttcaatgtggTTGGTTGCCCTGGTCGATGACATCACAGTGCTGGAGAACTCTTGACTGAGCGCGACATTTTAATTAACATTGAGAACGGTAGCTTGCAGGTTAAAGGGATCTCTAGATATCTGAGGCAGCTTCATTCACTCACCCCAAAACCTGGCCAATATTATCTTTCTAATGCGAGGAGGTTAGGCAACTTAGAAACTGGTATGTTGGCAGCAATATTGTTGTAAGgtgaggcaagtgaagagtaaaGCGGCTGATAATCCTGGAGTGCTGGATATGGGTTTTGCACTGTGAGGATTTGGAATCATATTGTTGCCAGTTTCGAATGACACAGTGATCTTTGGGAATAAATCCATTATTTCTATTCCAGTTGAAAACCTCTGCCTTTTCTCAGCTTCGAGCGAATAATGGTTAATATGTTCCCAAAGGATTCCAACCTATCACTCCAGAGCATGGATTGACTCATCGCTCACTCATTGATGTCTTTCGGTAAACATGTCAATGGATGCAAAGTCTCTCTAGGGGGTTGTTGCTGGTGTACATACTGGAGATGGTTTGTTCCTCCACCCTACTTACACCAGGAGGCAAGAAGTAACAGAACTCCTGATAGGAAATGCATGAAACAGCATCTGGGTTGCTTTATGCTATTTACTACCCAGTTCTCGTCGCTTTTGGTATTCCTGGTAAGTCATCTTTATATATTGATTATTGGTTATGAGTAGCAATAATTACAAAGGAATTATACAAAATGATGATGGATTTACTGCTGATGAACTCCTTTAGCTTTTGTCGAGCTGTGCTTCCGAGAGACTCACTGCTTCAGTAAAGCAGGCCAGTGCCCAAAATGGGCTAAATTCATGTAACGTCCCGACCATATTAAGATGGTAATACaaagttttctttttatttcatgtcaaagacaaggaacaatccaaatTGCTCCCTGCTACTGAACACGTCGCGATTTGTTACACGCACCAACTGCTGACAACACTCACAAATATCTCTCCATGGTCACTCTAGAAATGGACAAACACAGAAAGTTTGCAACATTCCAGCCAATCAGGGTCTATGTCACCTGAACTAGATCTTCCAGTCTAATCCCAAGTTTCAGCTCTTAGTCCACagccctgtaggttacagcacttcaagtttTTAACCATGTACTATTTTGCAACAAGGGTTTCTACCTTTTTCATCTTCCAGGCAGTCCCAGACCCCCAACAtattctgggtgaaaaaagtccCAGCCGCACTGCAATTTATCTTATCTGTAAAGTACATGCCAGACATTGTTGCTTTATGGAAGGAATAGATGACTaatttcaccatttttaaatatttcCTGCCAGCTAACATCGCGGCTATTATGATCCTGTCCCAGGgcaactgtgctctctccaaATGCACCACTTACTACCTCGTGGGCATGGCAGCGGCGGATCTACTGATCGTCATCACCGGCGTGATACCGAATCGCATTGTCGGTATTTACTTTCCGGCCAGCTACATGTCGATCACTCCGGTATGCAGCCTCAAAATTGTTTTAATCTATGCATCCAGAGACATTTCCGTCTGGTTGACGGTTGCTTTCACCTTTGACCGCGTTGTGGCCATTTGCTGCCAGAGGGTGGAGGCGAAATATTGCACCAAGAAAACGGCGGCTGCGGTTGTGTGGACGGTCTTTGTCCTGAGCTGTTTGCAAAATACCCCCTGGTATTTTAAGTTTGAGCCCCTCTATATAATTGACGAGGTGCCCTGGTTTTGCCACACAAAGTTAATCTTCTATAGCGCGCCTTTATGGGTGATTTATTCATCGTTCAACTGCAAAGCAACCCCATTCCTCCCGTTCTTTCTGCTCCTGCTTCTCAATGGACTGACTGTAAGATACATTGTCGTGGCCAATCGAATTCGGAGGGCACTCTGCCACAACAAAAACCTGGAAAATTTCAATGACCCTGAACTGCAGATCCGGAAAAAATCCATCGTTTTACTTTTCACCATATCGGGCAGCTTTATAGTCCTGTGGATGACTTTCATTGTGCACTTTGTGTACTATCGGATCACATGTACTTATTCTTACACGGGTTATGATGATCCTATCTTTATCCTGCAGGAAGTTGGATACATGCTTCTGCTCCTGAACTGTTGCACCAACACGTGTATTTATGCAGGTACCCAGCAAAAGTTCAGAGAGGAGCTGAAAAATTCTCTGAAATATCCGCTAACACGGATCGTTCAATTTATTCAATATTGAGACCCATAGGAGACTGTGTACGAAAATGGGTTTTTTTTTGATTGTGTAACAATTGGATACCTTTGTAGATTGATGTTCAGTTTCTTTATATTTGGCCACTTCTTGTGAAACTCACTGGCCCTATACAATAGACGACAATGGTACAAATATAGATAGGagagtaagctgtgaggaggatacaaagattctGCAAAGCAATATAGATAGATTACGTGAGTCAGCAAAAAATTGACAGATGCAGtacaatgtgagaaaatgtgtacTGCAAGGTGCAGCTCGCATTTACAGCCTTTTCAGATTCCTCCCAGACCAACACGCTGATTGTTCGTGATGTCCAACTTACTTGTTACCATTAATTTGCAGATGCTTCACCTTCATCTCATTGAGGGTGTGCATTGAGATCTTCATCAGTAAAGTTATAATATCTTTACTTCTCAGCTCTCTATTGAACTGGCACCATCTTTGCCTTAAGagaactgtttttatttcacaagtTATAAattgtgtgaggatggatgttattttttttaatatgttgGGGTAATATTGTGTTATCCTGTAAattaggttgtgtgtgtgtgtttatataagtgtgagtgtatgtctgtgtgcaactatgtgtgtgtctgtgtgcacctgtgtctgtgtgcctgtgagtgtgcctgtgtatctgtttgtgtgtctgtgtgtctgtctgtgtgtatgtgtgtctgtgtgtatgtctgtgagtatgggtgcctgtgtgtgtgtgtgtctgtgttccttgcgtgtgtgtgtgtacacgtgtgtgtgtgaatgtggctgtatgtgtttgtgtaaatGATCTAATTGAGCTAGGAAAGGTAAATGGAGTCAGCTTGTCTGAAGAGTTGAGGAATGAAAGGAGCGAAGGTGCTAAATACATGAATTTGTAACAAAGCTAACGTCAAGTGAATCCATATGTAAATAAGTAGAGTTTAGAAAATTGCATTAGGAGATAGATAGGGACTTGTCTTCTCAGCCtttaaatttcaaaggggagtAAAAGATATTGACAACTTGCAAAGGCTCATAAGTAAATAAGAAAAGTTATTCAATTTTATTGGACCCAAAATGAAGGCAGCAGGAAAACACAAAAGATTCTTATATTTTGGAAAAGCTGAGTTCAAAGTAGTGCTGATGACAATGGAATCAAAGATGAAAGGGAATAAAaggtatttaaggaaagatgttgagcTGAATTGGGGTtggctgttggtgtttgagaaaCTGTGTGGCATAGCTTTACTACAGCAACAGCTGTTtagccttgggtaatattactggatttttataaaCATCGATAGGGCAGTGTTGCCTGGAAGCTGTTTCCTTGTGGGTCCAAACAAATGGGTTTTTTGGTGGAATGACCATTTTTAACTGTGtagctgtaatcttgtgtgcttaagttttcttttcttcttgaTAACAAATCTTTCAATTATTTATTAATCCCCAAAGTGTTACTGGAATTCTTTGTTGCCATGATCAATAGGTTACTTCTCGTTTTAGAATACAAACGAAAATGGTTATGGTCCGAAAActaagtttccccctgggatttggcTCACTCAACGATTAACATCTGCTGTGGCCCTAACCGTTGCTTTGcatatctttaaaaaaaagctgTTTCACTTTCTTCAGCTTTTTGCAGACTGTCCAAAGCATTTTGTCATGTTTATAAAAGTGTTCAGAATTCTTTAAAATGACTTCAAGCGGTTTCCTCAGAGTTCCCTCAAAGGTCacctctcaactccactttcaacTTGTGGGTGTGTTGATGCTCCACTCACTGTTGCTTGATGCCGTGTGATGCTGCCGCCTCATGGAACCTCTGATCATTTCACTCCACTTGTGTAGTAGCGTCGATCCGCCAGCGGAGGGTGGAGCAGTATCACTTTAATCGCAAGGCAGAGAAACAGGCCGAGGAAGAAACGCTTCGATTCTGAttcaattcattcattcatgcatTTACAAAATATCTCCCATTGCTGCAGCTAACTGCTTCTGAAATGACTTCAGATCTTTCACCTACACTGCCAGTTCAGCTCCTGAAATTATCTTTTTTCCCTCCCACTTCTCAAGCGATTTCACTGTAATTATCTTTCCCTTTAAGTtcttatcaaattcccttttgaagtgaATTTTTGCAGCATCAGCTGTTTCACACATTGTGTGAGGGGCGAGGGGATACAATACCTGGACAGGTGAGTGAGGACCCCCATCACCCCAGGGCTGTCTGGCTCGTGTCAAAATGTGTATCAAAGACAACCGTGAGTGgttcactgagtgagagagggggcgaaGAGGGGAGAGTGCATGATGATGTACCTGTACAGATGAGACTCCCCACcaagtgtgtctgtgcatgagcagtgcgtgtgtgccTCTGTCTGCATCAGAGTCTCTGTGGTTGTATATCTGTGGTCTTTCTGCATctctgtaatgtgtgtgtgtatgtgtgtgtgagtctctgcaTGTCTGtgtccctgcctgtctctgtctctgcatgtatctgtctctctgtatgtgtctctttgtttgtgtgtgtgtatatgtctgtgtctctgagtctctgcctgtctgtgtctctgctggtacctgtctctctgtatgtgtctctttgtgtatgtgtgtgtgtctctgtgtctgtgtgtctctgactttctgtgtctctgtgtgtgtctgtctctctgtatgcaattctgtgtgtaggtgtgtgtgtgtgtgtgtgtctgcctgatttgtgtctctgcctgtctgtgtctttgcttgtatctgtctctctgtatgtgtctctttgtgtaggtgtgtgtatgtgtatctgtgtgcttctgcctgcctgtctctctgcgtgtatctgtctctctgtacaCATCTCtttgtgtaggggtgtgtgtgtgtgtgtgtctctggctgTTTGTGTCTCTGCCTGTTTGTGTCTCTGCATGTATCTGTCTCTTTGTATGTgtctctttgtgtatgtgtgtctctgcctgtctgtgtctctgcctgTTTCTGTCTCTCAATGTATCTGTCTCTCCCTAAGTGTctccttgtgtatgtgtgtgtgtctctctgcctgtctgtgtttctgtgtgtatctgtctctctgtttgcgTTTCTttttgtagctgtgtgtgtgtgcatctgtgtgcttCTGCCTGCCTGTATCACTgcgtgtatctgtctctctgtatgcatctctttgtgcatgtgtgtgcagctgtctgtctctgcctgcctgtgtctctGCAAGTATCTGTCTCGCTGTACGTGACTCTGTGCGTAGGTGTGTTTCTgcttgtgtctctgtgtctcatcAGTATGGACAGGAGTTATACCTTGTTGGGCTGGCATGGCAGTCAGACCCAGGAACAGCTGCAACTCAGACCGTCGCCCGCTATTGGgctccgactgtgatttcacgctgtctggccaattaacggtgaGACAGGGAATGCGCACAGGAAgcttcagcgctgccggggtgggggaggagagcgaGTGCTGAAGTGGGCACATGCGCGTGGGTtctctcagtgaaagctccctgaaggtgcagagctgcctcaggcagctgaaaAATTTTAACATGACAAAATAAGATTTAAATatgttccccccccacccagtgattctgtcacaggaacagggtcacgttaaaaatgagttttaaaagtctTTTGTTAATCTCtgggtgaaacctcatcccgcccgtggatcagATTTcagcaaaaatgcaaaggccacttggcctattcgcccacctgacaaccgaatggttggatgggcagcaaaaaattccatTTAATGAGTTGATTAAGGGCTTTAATCAGCCACTTGATTGTCAGCGGacaccctgccccctctcacacacaccctccgagGGAaatatcctgagagtgtgtgatgatgtcaggatgctcacccagcCTCATCGCCCCCCATTTTACACCCGTTCGGATTGGGCACACACCCACCTGACAAGTGAAAAATTCTCTACTGTGTATCTACGTGTGTCTCAGTCTGCCTGTGCTTCTGTGTGcctgtgcttctgtgtgtgtatgcctccatgtgtgtctctgtgttagtgtctgtgtgtgtatctctctgcctgtctgtctctgcctgtctgtgtctCCCTACATAGCTGCCTCTGTGTTTATCTGTCTcgctgtgaatgtctgtgtgtgtgtatgtctgtgtgtgtatgtgtgcgtgtgtgtatttgtgtgtgtgtgtatgtgtgtgtgtgtgcccccaTGTCTCATCAAGGTGTGTCACAGtctgcctgtgaatgtgtgtgtgtgccttgcgTTAGGGCCTGTATGTGTGCTTATGTccctctgtgtttttgtgtggctGTCTGTATGTTTCTTTCCACGTTTATATCCTTTGTGTATCTCTCTGCGTGCCTACGTgtggtgtgagtctgtgtgtaagtCTTTATGTcggtgtttatatgtgtgtgtgtgtgtgtgagtgtgtgtgtgtgtgtgtatctcattgAGCATGCCTCGGTGTGtacctctctgtgtgtgtgtccctttgCATGTGCCAGTGTCCAACCgcctttgtgtgtctgtatgagtctcTGTGTCTTcatttgcatgtgagtctgtaTCTCTGAATGTGTGTCTataagtctgtgtctgtgtgtgtgtttgtctgtctttgtttgtgtatgtgtctctgtatgtctgtgtgtgtctctctccatgtgtgtgtctccatgtgtctgtctccatgtgtgtgtctgtgtagctGTCcctctatgtgtctatgtgtgcctTTGGGTatatgcctgtatgtgtgtgccactgcctgtgtct of Carcharodon carcharias isolate sCarCar2 chromosome 29, sCarCar2.pri, whole genome shotgun sequence contains these proteins:
- the LOC121271014 gene encoding probable G-protein coupled receptor 139, whose translation is MHETASGLLYAIYYPVLVAFGIPANIAAIMILSQGNCALSKCTTYYLVGMAAADLLIVITGVIPNRIVGIYFPASYMSITPVCSLKIVLIYASRDISVWLTVAFTFDRVVAICCQRVEAKYCTKKTAAAVVWTVFVLSCLQNTPWYFKFEPLYIIDEVPWFCHTKLIFYSAPLWVIYSSFNCKATPFLPFFLLLLLNGLTVRYIVVANRIRRALCHNKNLENFNDPELQIRKKSIVLLFTISGSFIVLWMTFIVHFVYYRITCTYSYTGYDDPIFILQEVGYMLLLLNCCTNTCIYAVASIRQRRVEQYHFNRKAEKQAEEETLRF